The following coding sequences are from one Acipenser ruthenus chromosome 7, fAciRut3.2 maternal haplotype, whole genome shotgun sequence window:
- the LOC117414631 gene encoding DNA helicase B-like, which translates to MTFRDLGLVRCEATLEAFRQCDLLPKIPELQHHALLLYDELKRSSREWGHTYISVENLTRALRHIPIEKAWESLKFLKDEKVVVQESKRVFLRHLYRYEKGIAECVEKLARMPPWCIDLDVKQVLQDAQINRIAVKAHRNGNESECDDLTEDGAENTDSFHLEHSTVNGLGTDPEDQCEDSDCSVELDPDQMKAAEMMCAKTTVVSLIFQAAVKSLCREEEEEVQRACKDFENDLSASEDWDTFTQNPSQPREQSAQDSGSKKPLEVLLTAPTGRAASLLQKRTGFEGYTLHQVLWSYMKAEKDEEGNPLNWKFSAVQIFVVDEGSLVSVQILYSVLSMLMEHAQLRKLVILELQDAFKLLLESAPDLEDDNCSQFIAFRR; encoded by the exons ATGACCTTTAGGGATCTTGGCCTAGTGCGCTGCGAGGCTACCTTGGAGGCGTTCCGCCAGTGTGACTTACTCCCGAAGATCCCTGAGCTGCAGCACCACGCCCTGCTGCTGTACGATGAGCTGAAGCGCTCCAGCAGGGAGTGGGGCCACACCTATATCAGCGTGGAGAACCTCACCAGAGCCCTGAGGCACATTCCCATTGAGAAGGCCTGGGAATCCCTCAAGTTTCTGAAGGACGAAAAAGTGGTGGTGCAGGAAAGCAAGAGGGTCTTCCTCAGACACCTCTATCGGTACGAGAAGGGGATCGCTGAGTGCGTTGAGAAGTTGGCGAGGATGCCCCCCTGGTGCATTGACCTGGATGTGAAACAGGTCCTCCAGGACGCCCAGATTAATAGGATAGCCGTAAAGGCACACAGGAATGGAAACGAGAGCGAATGCGATGATTTAACTGAGGATGGTGCTGAGAATACAGATTCCTTCCATTTGGAGCACAGCACTGTCAACGGTCTAGGGACCGACCCTGAAGACCAGTGTGAGGACAGCGACTGCAGTGTTGAACTGGATCCCGATCAGATGAAAGCTGCCGAAATGATGTGCGCCAAGACCACCGTGGTCAGTCTGATCTTCCAAGCGGCAGTGAAGAGTCTctgcagagaggaggaggaggaggtgcagAGAGCCTGCAAGGACTTTGAGAACGACCTGAGTGCCTCGGAAGACTGGGACACGTTCACACAGAACCCCAGCCAGCCTCGGGAGCAGAGCGCCCAGGACTCCGGCTCAAAGAAGCCTCTGGAGGTTCTCCTTACAGCCCCGACTGGGAGAGCTGCGTCCCTGCTCCAGAAACGCACGGGATTCGAGGGGTACACGTTGCACCAG GTGCTATGGAGTTACATGAAAGCGGAGAAGGATGAAGAAGGCAACCCTTTGAACTGGAAGTTCAGTGCAGTGCAGATATTTGTGGTGGATGAGGGCAGCTTGGTCTCTGTGCAGATCCTTTACTCTGTGCTGAGCATGCTGATGGAGCACGCTCAGCTGAGAAAGCTAGTTATTCTGG AGCTTCAGGATGCATTCAAATTACTTCTGGAGTCAGCCCCAGATCTAGAGGATGATAACTGTTCACAGTTCATTGCATTCAGAAGGTAA